Proteins encoded within one genomic window of Amorphoplanes friuliensis DSM 7358:
- the kynA gene encoding tryptophan 2,3-dioxygenase, whose amino-acid sequence MSSNQRPLEAGIVRDFKVNLSYGRYLQLDQVLSAQHPVSVPEHHDELLFILQHQTSELWLKLVLHELRAVQRQLAADDLRPALKGLARVKHIQRCLTEQWSVLATLTPSEYAEFRSFLGTSSGFQSYQYRAVEFLLGNKDRRMLSIFDDDPAAKELLTAALEAPSVYDEFLRYLARAGHDVPVELLKRDVTQPYTFHDDLVPVFVKIYENADTYWEAYEACEELVDLEENFQLWRFRHLKTVERTIGVKRGTGGSSGVDFLRKALELTFFPELYAVRTEIGVAHA is encoded by the coding sequence ATGTCGTCGAACCAACGGCCACTGGAGGCCGGGATCGTCCGTGACTTCAAGGTCAACCTGTCGTACGGGCGATATCTGCAGCTCGATCAGGTCCTGTCGGCGCAGCATCCCGTCAGCGTGCCCGAGCACCACGACGAGCTGCTCTTCATCCTGCAGCACCAGACCTCGGAGCTCTGGCTCAAGCTGGTCCTGCACGAGCTGCGCGCCGTGCAGCGGCAGCTGGCCGCCGACGACCTGCGGCCGGCGCTCAAGGGGCTGGCCCGGGTCAAGCACATCCAGCGCTGCCTGACCGAGCAGTGGTCGGTGCTGGCCACCCTCACCCCGTCGGAGTACGCCGAGTTCCGCAGCTTCCTCGGCACGTCGTCGGGCTTCCAGTCGTACCAGTACCGTGCGGTCGAGTTCCTGCTCGGCAACAAGGACCGCCGCATGCTGTCGATCTTCGACGACGACCCGGCGGCGAAGGAGCTGCTGACCGCCGCGCTGGAGGCCCCGAGCGTCTACGACGAGTTCCTGCGCTACCTGGCGCGGGCCGGTCACGACGTGCCGGTCGAGCTGCTGAAGCGTGACGTGACCCAGCCGTACACGTTCCACGACGACCTGGTGCCGGTGTTCGTCAAGATCTACGAGAACGCCGACACCTACTGGGAGGCGTACGAGGCGTGCGAGGAGCTCGTCGACCTCGAGGAGAATTTCCAGCTGTGGCGGTTCCGGCACCTCAAGACCGTGGAGCGCACCATCGGCGTCAAACGGGGCACCGGTGGCTCCAGCGGTGTCGACTTCCTCCGTAAGGCCCTCGAGCTCACCTTCTTCCCGGAGCTCTACGCCGTCCGTACCGAGATCGGGGTGGCACACGCGTGA
- a CDS encoding YchJ family protein, whose translation MARRSPRLTTCPCGLGQPYAECCGPAHEGKPAATAEALMRSRYAAFALDDAAYVLRSWHPDTRPADVEPDPQMRWTGLDVLESTGGGLFDAEGVVEFTAHYRDGGRPGEMRERSRFVRHDGQWVYWGPVLTNT comes from the coding sequence ATGGCCCGACGTTCACCCCGCCTCACCACGTGTCCGTGCGGGCTCGGCCAGCCGTACGCCGAATGTTGCGGCCCGGCGCACGAGGGTAAGCCGGCGGCCACCGCCGAGGCCCTGATGCGTTCGCGTTATGCCGCTTTTGCGCTGGACGACGCCGCGTACGTGCTGAGGTCCTGGCACCCGGACACCCGGCCGGCCGATGTCGAGCCGGACCCGCAGATGCGCTGGACCGGTCTCGACGTGCTGGAGTCGACGGGTGGCGGGCTGTTCGACGCGGAGGGTGTCGTCGAGTTCACGGCGCACTACCGCGACGGCGGCCGGCCCGGTGAGATGCGTGAACGCAGCCGCTTCGTGCGGCACGACGGTCAGTGGGTGTACTGGGGTCCGGTCCTTACCAACACCTGA
- a CDS encoding MerR family transcriptional regulator, which produces MQTYSPGEIADRTGFSLDTLRYYERIGLLDDIARTPGGQRIFNDGDVAWLEILRCLRDTGMPIAQMRRYADLTRDECTMRERVDLLEEHDREIGRRLEELAAQREHIRGKIRYYRSLDVPAEGE; this is translated from the coding sequence ATGCAGACCTATTCGCCGGGTGAGATCGCCGACCGGACCGGCTTCAGCCTCGACACGCTGCGGTACTACGAGCGCATCGGGCTGCTCGACGACATCGCTCGCACGCCGGGCGGGCAGCGAATCTTCAACGACGGCGACGTCGCCTGGCTGGAGATTCTGCGCTGCCTGCGCGACACCGGGATGCCCATCGCGCAGATGCGCCGGTACGCCGATCTGACGCGCGACGAGTGCACCATGCGGGAGCGTGTGGACCTGCTGGAGGAGCACGACCGGGAGATCGGCCGGCGGCTGGAGGAGCTCGCGGCGCAGCGTGAGCACATCCGCGGGAAGATCCGCTACTACCGGTCGCTCGACGTGCCGGCTGAGGGAGAATGA
- a CDS encoding aldo/keto reductase produces MSEIVLGAMLFGTRIDESASFALLDRFVERGGRWIDTANNYMFWGHPSGFGGQSEEVIGRWLAARPGARERVRISTKLGGQPTDAARGLDSAEGLSAGVIRRASELSRKRLGVDRIDLYWAHVEDRTVPLEETVGAFGALVTEGAVARLGASNHPAWRVEQGRGIAATTGVEGWTALQLRHSYLRPRPGAPLPASAHRVVTDEVLDFCRTTGVALWAYTALMNGAYVLPSRLDEAYEHRGTTRRLAALDAVAAELGTGRHQTVLAWLLGGTPPIHPIVGATTVERLDEAMDALDLGLDPDQRTRLDEAA; encoded by the coding sequence ATGAGCGAGATCGTGCTGGGAGCCATGCTGTTCGGGACGCGGATCGACGAGAGCGCGTCGTTCGCCCTGCTGGACCGCTTCGTCGAGCGCGGAGGTCGATGGATCGACACCGCGAACAACTACATGTTCTGGGGCCATCCGAGCGGCTTCGGCGGGCAGAGCGAAGAAGTGATCGGCCGCTGGCTCGCCGCGCGGCCCGGCGCCCGCGAGCGGGTCCGGATCAGCACGAAGCTGGGCGGCCAGCCCACCGACGCGGCCCGCGGCCTGGACTCCGCCGAGGGTCTGTCCGCCGGGGTGATCCGCCGGGCGTCGGAGCTGAGCCGTAAGCGGCTCGGCGTCGACCGGATCGATCTCTACTGGGCGCACGTCGAGGACCGCACGGTGCCCCTGGAAGAGACCGTCGGCGCGTTCGGCGCCCTGGTCACCGAGGGTGCCGTCGCCCGTCTCGGCGCCTCCAACCATCCGGCGTGGCGGGTCGAACAGGGCCGCGGGATCGCCGCCACGACCGGCGTCGAGGGCTGGACGGCGCTGCAACTACGGCACTCGTACCTGCGGCCGCGACCGGGGGCCCCGCTGCCGGCGTCGGCGCACCGGGTGGTCACGGACGAGGTGCTGGACTTCTGCCGGACGACCGGGGTGGCACTGTGGGCGTACACCGCGCTGATGAACGGCGCCTACGTGCTGCCGTCACGGCTGGATGAGGCGTACGAGCACCGGGGCACCACCCGCCGGCTCGCCGCGCTGGACGCCGTCGCTGCCGAACTGGGCACCGGCCGCCACCAGACCGTCCTGGCCTGGCTCCTCGGCGGCACCCCACCGATCCACCCGATCGTCGGCGCCACCACGGTCGAACGCCTCGACGAGGCCATGGACGCCCTCGACCTCGGCCTGGACCCTGACCAGCGCACCCGCCTGGACGAAGCGGCGTGA
- a CDS encoding methyl-accepting chemotaxis protein gives MTDWDGNYEAGPHSSVHRLADVSSDMATATRSAVQAAQTAVAVIQRLEASSTEIGKVVELIATIAKQTNLLALNATIEAARAGEAGRGFAVVASEVKDLANETATATNEIGGQVGGIRSDTQNAVSAIEEMQGLIEELDRCQQVISGIVVEQQAG, from the coding sequence ATGACCGACTGGGACGGGAACTACGAGGCGGGTCCGCACAGTTCGGTGCATCGGCTGGCGGATGTCAGTAGTGACATGGCGACGGCCACGCGGTCGGCGGTTCAGGCGGCGCAGACCGCTGTGGCCGTGATTCAGCGGCTCGAGGCCAGCAGCACCGAGATCGGCAAGGTTGTCGAGCTCATCGCCACGATCGCCAAGCAGACCAACCTGCTCGCGCTCAACGCCACCATCGAGGCCGCGCGGGCCGGGGAGGCTGGGCGGGGGTTCGCGGTCGTGGCCAGTGAGGTCAAGGATCTGGCGAACGAGACCGCCACCGCGACCAACGAGATCGGTGGGCAGGTCGGCGGCATTCGGAGTGACACGCAGAATGCCGTCTCCGCGATCGAGGAGATGCAGGGGCTGATCGAGGAACTCGACCGCTGCCAGCAGGTGATCAGCGGGATCGTGGTCGAGCAGCAGGCCGGCTGA
- a CDS encoding helix-turn-helix domain-containing protein, whose protein sequence is MADHQGAPSDSDESVGASLARMRRARRLTGAQLAGMIGMSQPKISRIERGRGLPDPEDVATIARALGADERQVTALMERVERLPGKVNDWRPTAENLAGRQERMTDWESAITTVRDFQPAILTGLLQTSGYARSVFTSFQRLAELGTDELAEAAVLSAVSARIRRQEILADPTRSFCFVITESVLRNQICPPVEMLSQLGHLRNVADRHHNAALRIVPDGKAVEIAPLHGFVLFDDELIVVDIFTTGLASQNRADLRAYRRVFDEFLECAVTDIEPLLAKYEQFYLDQVRRPSTS, encoded by the coding sequence ATGGCAGATCATCAGGGAGCTCCCTCCGACTCGGACGAATCGGTGGGTGCCTCTCTGGCGCGCATGCGCCGCGCCCGCCGGCTCACGGGAGCCCAACTGGCCGGAATGATCGGCATGAGTCAGCCCAAGATTTCGCGCATCGAGCGCGGCAGGGGTCTACCCGATCCCGAGGATGTCGCCACCATCGCCCGCGCACTCGGCGCCGACGAGCGTCAAGTAACGGCTCTGATGGAGCGCGTGGAGCGACTGCCCGGCAAGGTGAACGACTGGAGACCGACTGCCGAAAACCTTGCCGGTCGCCAAGAACGCATGACGGACTGGGAATCCGCAATCACGACAGTTCGCGACTTTCAGCCCGCAATCCTTACCGGCCTTCTCCAGACCAGCGGTTACGCGCGATCCGTCTTTACGTCCTTTCAACGCCTAGCCGAGCTGGGTACCGACGAGCTGGCCGAGGCTGCGGTCCTGTCTGCAGTGTCGGCGCGAATCCGGCGGCAGGAGATCCTCGCCGACCCTACAAGATCCTTCTGCTTTGTCATCACGGAATCCGTACTGAGGAATCAGATCTGCCCGCCGGTGGAGATGCTGTCTCAGCTGGGTCACCTACGGAATGTCGCCGATCGTCACCACAACGCTGCCCTCAGGATCGTCCCCGATGGCAAGGCTGTGGAGATCGCACCACTTCACGGGTTTGTCCTGTTCGATGACGAGCTGATCGTAGTAGACATCTTTACCACCGGTCTCGCCTCCCAGAACCGCGCTGACTTGAGGGCTTACCGACGGGTGTTCGATGAGTTTCTGGAGTGCGCAGTCACCGACATCGAGCCTTTGCTGGCCAAGTACGAGCAGTTCTATCTCGACCAGGTTCGCAGGCCGTCGACAAGCTGA
- a CDS encoding LacI family DNA-binding transcriptional regulator: MTKRLAEVAKKAGVSEATVSRVLNGRSGVSEATRASVLTALDVLGYERPTKLRGERGRLVGLVLPELQNPIFPALAEVVTASLAQRGFTPALCARTIGGVPERDYIEMLLDHQVSGVVFAGGSYALAEAEHGHYRQLLDRRMPVVMVNGGVDDLGFPHISTDDAVAVEQAFGHLRSLGHEKIGMVMGPEDHVPSRRKLAAVKEVAAWSGPEVDWPVERTNFSMESARLAATRLIQRGNTALICASDVLALGSIRAARRLGLDVPRDVSVVGFDDSVLMTCTDPPLTTVRQPIELMGQAAVDVLVNQIEGAAATTDELLFEPELVVRGSTGPVPHRVAAGG, translated from the coding sequence GTGACCAAACGTCTCGCCGAAGTGGCGAAGAAGGCCGGCGTCAGTGAGGCCACCGTCAGCCGGGTGCTCAACGGCCGTAGTGGTGTCTCCGAGGCGACCCGGGCGTCCGTGCTGACGGCTCTCGACGTGCTGGGCTACGAGAGACCGACGAAGCTGCGTGGTGAGCGCGGGCGCCTGGTCGGCCTGGTGCTGCCGGAGTTGCAGAACCCGATCTTCCCGGCCTTGGCCGAGGTGGTGACGGCGTCGCTGGCGCAGCGCGGTTTCACCCCCGCGCTGTGCGCGCGCACGATCGGTGGTGTGCCCGAGCGTGACTACATCGAGATGCTGCTGGACCACCAGGTGTCCGGTGTGGTCTTTGCTGGTGGGTCCTATGCGCTGGCCGAGGCCGAGCACGGGCATTACCGCCAGTTGCTGGACCGCCGGATGCCGGTTGTCATGGTCAACGGTGGCGTTGACGACCTGGGGTTCCCGCACATCTCGACCGATGACGCCGTGGCTGTGGAGCAGGCTTTCGGGCATTTGCGGTCGCTCGGGCACGAGAAGATCGGCATGGTCATGGGTCCGGAGGACCATGTGCCGTCGCGCCGGAAGCTGGCTGCTGTCAAGGAGGTTGCGGCCTGGTCCGGTCCGGAGGTGGACTGGCCTGTCGAGCGGACCAACTTCTCGATGGAGAGTGCCCGGCTGGCGGCCACGCGGCTGATCCAGCGCGGCAACACCGCGCTGATCTGTGCCAGTGACGTGCTTGCGCTGGGCTCGATCCGTGCCGCCCGCCGGCTGGGGCTGGACGTGCCCCGTGACGTGTCCGTGGTCGGTTTTGACGACAGCGTGCTGATGACGTGCACCGACCCGCCGTTGACGACCGTGCGGCAGCCCATCGAGCTGATGGGTCAGGCTGCTGTGGACGTCCTCGTGAACCAGATCGAGGGTGCTGCGGCGACAACGGACGAGTTGCTCTTCGAGCCGGAACTGGTGGTGCGCGGGTCGACCGGCCCGGTGCCGCATCGGGTGGCCGCAGGCGGCTGA
- a CDS encoding ABC transporter substrate-binding protein has protein sequence MFKSRLRSALGLLLVAGVAMSAAACGDSGDDTTTTKDGKVTLVINGLPPATEKATHDRFLANVAEFEKANPNIKIDAREGKMDPQTFPAKLAGGQLEDVFYVYFTDPASLIAKRQVSDISKYLKDYPITSQIKPEVQRVFQDDKGGTYGLPYKNYSMGLLYNRDLFKKAGLDPNTPPKTWAEVRTAAKKIADLGGGNVGYGDYSKSNTGGWHFTTELYSVGGEMAVNNGGTWKAAFNSAQGKQVLQQLKDMRWTDNSMGQKQLLEWADLLQQMGSGKLGMYLATADNIPTIVNQYKGKYETYGLGSIPDGKGTLGGGEGYMFKAGLSPEKINAGLKWLTFWFTSADRYEAENKWSSETKQPVGLPEPAIFTGEAAAIQATADKKYANVPQENYAPFVAGMSTIPVKLEPPNAQQIYAALDVAMQKVLTDKNADIDKLLADAETQANSILASVK, from the coding sequence ATGTTCAAAAGCAGGCTGCGCAGTGCCCTAGGGCTCCTGCTCGTCGCCGGTGTCGCCATGTCCGCCGCCGCGTGCGGCGACAGCGGGGACGACACGACGACGACCAAGGACGGCAAGGTCACGCTGGTGATCAACGGCCTTCCGCCCGCCACCGAGAAGGCGACGCACGACCGCTTCCTCGCGAACGTCGCCGAGTTCGAGAAGGCGAACCCCAACATCAAGATCGACGCCCGTGAGGGCAAGATGGACCCGCAGACGTTCCCCGCGAAGCTCGCCGGTGGTCAGCTCGAGGACGTCTTCTACGTCTACTTCACCGACCCGGCCAGCCTGATCGCCAAGCGCCAGGTGTCGGACATCAGCAAGTACCTCAAGGACTACCCGATCACCTCGCAGATCAAGCCCGAGGTGCAGCGCGTCTTCCAGGACGACAAGGGCGGCACGTACGGCCTGCCGTACAAGAACTACTCGATGGGTCTGCTCTACAACCGGGACCTGTTCAAGAAGGCCGGCCTGGACCCGAACACCCCGCCGAAGACGTGGGCGGAAGTGCGGACCGCCGCCAAGAAGATCGCCGACCTGGGTGGCGGCAACGTCGGCTACGGCGACTACAGCAAGAGCAACACCGGCGGCTGGCACTTCACCACCGAGCTCTACTCCGTCGGCGGCGAGATGGCCGTCAACAACGGCGGCACGTGGAAGGCCGCCTTCAACAGCGCGCAGGGCAAGCAGGTCCTGCAGCAGCTGAAGGACATGCGCTGGACCGACAACTCGATGGGCCAGAAGCAGCTCCTCGAGTGGGCCGACCTGCTGCAGCAGATGGGCTCCGGCAAGCTCGGCATGTACCTGGCGACCGCCGACAACATCCCGACGATCGTCAACCAGTACAAGGGCAAGTACGAGACCTACGGCCTCGGCTCGATCCCGGACGGCAAGGGCACGCTGGGCGGTGGCGAGGGCTACATGTTCAAGGCGGGCCTGAGCCCCGAGAAGATCAACGCCGGTCTCAAGTGGCTGACCTTCTGGTTCACCTCCGCGGACCGTTACGAGGCCGAGAACAAGTGGTCGAGCGAGACCAAGCAGCCCGTGGGTCTGCCCGAGCCGGCCATCTTCACCGGTGAGGCGGCGGCGATCCAGGCCACGGCCGACAAGAAGTACGCCAACGTGCCGCAGGAGAACTACGCCCCGTTCGTGGCCGGCATGAGCACCATCCCGGTCAAGCTCGAGCCGCCGAACGCGCAGCAGATCTACGCGGCCCTCGACGTGGCCATGCAGAAGGTCCTGACCGACAAGAACGCCGACATCGACAAGCTCCTCGCCGATGCCGAGACCCAGGCCAACAGCATCCTGGCCAGCGTCAAGTAA
- a CDS encoding carbohydrate ABC transporter permease: MAVLTAAQARDSRAARLRRKIQDNLLAYAFMAAGLVCFAFFSWYPLVRGVILSFQQNNFVTPPYWVGLENYQTLFDDPLFYTAWKNTLLFTGLALVFGFVLPFFIAVLLNEFRHFSGFFRVLVYLPVMLPPIVAVLLWRYFYDPGNGLFNTLLRGVGLPESQWTQSSSTAMISLVLVSTWANLGGATLMYLAALQGIQGELYEAAELDGASIWQRLRHVTLPQMRFIMLVLLLLQIIATMQVFIEPFALTGTSNPDTITVLILVYRYAFTVNQDFGLAAAMSVLLFVVLGAFSALYLRLTRTGD; this comes from the coding sequence ATGGCGGTACTCACGGCGGCCCAGGCACGCGACTCGCGTGCGGCCCGCCTGCGCCGGAAGATCCAGGACAATCTTCTGGCGTACGCGTTCATGGCGGCGGGCCTGGTGTGCTTCGCCTTCTTCTCCTGGTATCCGCTCGTCCGGGGCGTGATCCTGAGTTTCCAGCAGAACAACTTCGTGACCCCGCCGTACTGGGTGGGGCTCGAGAACTATCAGACGCTCTTCGACGACCCGCTGTTCTACACGGCCTGGAAGAACACGCTGCTGTTCACCGGGCTGGCCTTGGTCTTCGGGTTTGTCCTGCCGTTTTTCATCGCGGTGCTGCTCAACGAGTTCCGCCACTTCAGCGGCTTCTTCCGGGTGCTGGTCTACCTGCCCGTGATGCTGCCGCCGATCGTGGCGGTGCTGCTGTGGCGCTACTTCTACGACCCGGGCAACGGCCTCTTCAACACGTTGCTGCGCGGTGTCGGTCTCCCCGAGTCGCAGTGGACGCAGTCGTCGAGCACGGCGATGATCTCGCTGGTCCTGGTGTCGACCTGGGCCAACCTCGGTGGCGCGACGCTGATGTACCTGGCGGCGCTGCAGGGCATCCAGGGTGAGCTCTACGAGGCCGCCGAGCTGGACGGCGCGAGCATCTGGCAGCGGCTGCGGCACGTCACGCTCCCGCAGATGCGCTTCATCATGCTGGTCCTGCTGCTGCTGCAGATCATCGCGACCATGCAGGTGTTCATCGAGCCGTTCGCGCTGACCGGCACGTCCAATCCGGACACGATCACGGTGCTGATCCTGGTCTACCGGTACGCCTTCACGGTCAACCAGGACTTCGGCCTCGCCGCCGCGATGAGCGTGCTGCTCTTCGTGGTGCTGGGCGCCTTCTCCGCGCTCTACCTGCGGCTCACCCGGACCGGGGACTGA
- a CDS encoding carbohydrate ABC transporter permease codes for MTLTAPPQAPVDGGKPAVVPPRRKRGLLGTSPATRTLISTVDLQRHRGLYFTVLGLTITVFVLVFLLPLYWMFSSAVKSPAEYALSTPTFIPHSWHPENYATAWSGMRIAKYFTNTVFYAAGGWLVSLVLDVGIAYALSKLKPIFGKILLGSILASLMLPASALLVPAYLTVVDVPLVHVNLLNTPWALWLPAVANAFNVYVLKRFFDQIPDDLLDAASIDGAGKLRQLWSIILPLSRPVLGVVSIFIIIALWKDFLWPLLVLPDPESQTLSVALARLANTSQVPPTDFMAGLAIASVPMIVVFLIFQRSIIGGLSAGSMKG; via the coding sequence ATGACCCTGACCGCCCCGCCCCAGGCACCCGTCGACGGTGGCAAGCCCGCCGTGGTCCCGCCCCGCAGGAAGCGCGGACTGCTCGGCACGAGCCCGGCCACCCGTACGCTGATCTCGACCGTCGATCTTCAGCGGCACCGCGGCCTGTACTTCACCGTGCTCGGCCTCACGATCACCGTCTTCGTCCTGGTGTTCCTGCTGCCGCTCTACTGGATGTTCTCCAGCGCCGTGAAGTCACCTGCCGAGTACGCCCTGAGCACCCCGACGTTCATCCCGCACTCGTGGCACCCGGAGAACTACGCGACGGCGTGGTCCGGCATGCGGATCGCCAAGTACTTCACCAACACGGTGTTCTACGCGGCCGGCGGCTGGCTCGTCTCGCTCGTCCTCGACGTCGGCATCGCGTACGCGCTCAGCAAGCTGAAGCCGATCTTCGGCAAGATCCTGCTCGGGTCGATCCTGGCCAGCCTGATGCTGCCCGCCTCGGCGCTGCTGGTGCCGGCCTACCTGACCGTGGTCGACGTGCCGCTGGTGCACGTCAACCTGCTGAACACCCCGTGGGCGCTGTGGCTGCCGGCGGTCGCCAACGCCTTCAACGTGTACGTGCTCAAGCGGTTCTTCGACCAGATCCCCGACGACCTGCTGGACGCCGCCTCGATCGACGGCGCCGGCAAGCTGCGGCAACTCTGGTCGATCATCCTGCCGCTGTCCCGGCCGGTCCTCGGAGTGGTGTCGATCTTCATCATCATCGCCCTCTGGAAGGACTTCCTCTGGCCGCTGCTGGTGCTGCCGGACCCGGAGTCGCAGACGCTCAGCGTCGCGCTGGCCCGGCTCGCCAACACCAGCCAGGTGCCACCGACCGACTTCATGGCCGGGCTGGCCATCGCCAGCGTTCCCATGATCGTGGTCTTCCTGATCTTCCAGCGCAGCATCATCGGCGGACTCTCCGCGGGCTCGATGAAGGGCTGA
- a CDS encoding glycoside hydrolase family 13 protein has product MSDQDPWWRDAVIYQVYPRSFADSDGDGIGDIDGIRAHLDHLSDLGVDAIWMSPWYPSPMADAGYDVADFRDIDPAFGTLAGAEALVTEAHAQGIRMIVDIVPNHISSEHLWFKKALADPEAPERELFWFRPGRGPDGDQMPTDWVGEFGGTTWTRTTNPDGTPGDWYLHLFTPEQPDLNWDHPAVREEFEDILRFWFDRGVDGIRIDSAALLFKDRDLPAVVDGQRHPFHDLDEVHDVYRAWRRVSDSYPSRALIGEVWMPEVDRFANYLRPDELHAAFNFDFLGCAWDPQLMRECIDRTLHAHAAIGAPATWVLSNHDVTRHVTRYGRTETTFSFENNLDGTPVDLELGTRRARAAALLSLSLPGSTYVYQGEELGLWENENIPVDQMQDPMYARRGHTRDGCRVPLPWTGDEAPFGFTTGEPWLPQPAEWKDRTVEAQTGDPNSMLELYRSAIRARKTEAGLHQDGMTWLDSGPGVLAYTRGRDFACVLNMSGAAVALPDHHSVLLTSGPLDGTLLPQDTAVWLRIQE; this is encoded by the coding sequence ATTTCCGACCAGGATCCCTGGTGGCGAGACGCCGTCATCTACCAGGTGTACCCGCGCAGTTTCGCCGACAGCGACGGCGACGGCATCGGGGACATCGACGGCATCCGCGCCCACCTGGACCACCTGTCGGACCTCGGCGTCGACGCGATCTGGATGAGCCCCTGGTACCCGTCGCCGATGGCCGACGCGGGGTACGACGTGGCCGACTTCCGCGACATCGACCCGGCCTTCGGCACCCTGGCCGGCGCCGAGGCGCTGGTCACCGAGGCACACGCCCAGGGCATCCGGATGATCGTCGACATCGTCCCGAACCACATCTCCAGCGAGCACCTGTGGTTCAAGAAGGCCCTGGCCGACCCGGAGGCGCCCGAGCGGGAGCTGTTCTGGTTCCGCCCGGGGCGGGGGCCGGACGGCGATCAGATGCCCACGGACTGGGTCGGCGAGTTCGGCGGCACGACCTGGACCCGCACCACAAATCCCGACGGCACTCCCGGCGACTGGTACCTGCACCTGTTCACCCCGGAGCAGCCCGACCTCAACTGGGACCACCCGGCGGTCCGCGAGGAGTTCGAGGACATCCTGCGGTTCTGGTTCGACCGTGGTGTCGACGGCATCCGGATCGACTCGGCCGCGTTGCTCTTCAAGGACCGCGACCTGCCGGCCGTGGTCGACGGGCAGCGGCACCCGTTCCACGACCTCGACGAGGTGCACGACGTCTACCGCGCCTGGCGCCGCGTCTCCGACAGTTACCCGAGCCGCGCGCTGATCGGCGAGGTGTGGATGCCGGAGGTGGACCGGTTCGCCAACTACCTGCGCCCCGACGAGCTGCACGCCGCGTTCAACTTCGACTTCCTGGGCTGTGCCTGGGATCCGCAGTTGATGCGCGAGTGCATCGACCGCACGCTGCACGCGCACGCGGCCATCGGAGCCCCGGCGACCTGGGTGCTGTCCAACCACGACGTCACCCGGCACGTCACCCGGTACGGCCGCACCGAGACCACCTTCAGCTTCGAGAACAACCTCGACGGCACCCCGGTCGACCTCGAGCTCGGCACCCGCCGGGCCCGTGCGGCCGCGCTGCTCTCGCTCTCGCTGCCCGGCTCGACCTACGTCTACCAGGGCGAGGAGCTCGGCCTCTGGGAAAACGAGAACATCCCGGTCGACCAGATGCAGGACCCCATGTACGCCCGCCGCGGTCACACCCGCGACGGCTGCCGGGTGCCGCTGCCGTGGACCGGTGACGAGGCGCCGTTCGGTTTCACCACCGGCGAGCCGTGGCTGCCGCAGCCCGCCGAGTGGAAGGACCGGACCGTCGAGGCGCAGACCGGTGACCCGAACTCGATGCTGGAGCTCTACCGGTCGGCCATCCGCGCCCGCAAGACCGAGGCGGGTCTGCACCAGGACGGCATGACCTGGCTGGACAGCGGGCCGGGTGTGCTCGCGTACACGCGTGGGCGGGATTTTGCCTGCGTGCTCAACATGTCCGGAGCCGCGGTCGCACTGCCGGACCACCACTCCGTTCTCCTCACCAGCGGTCCGCTCGACGGCACACTCCTCCCCCAGGACA